The following are from one region of the Streptomyces decoyicus genome:
- a CDS encoding GNAT family N-acetyltransferase, with the protein MDVHFDPDPSVTPELRDGICALWADVSNAGGAVGFLPPVAPDQVRPDLLRHLTAMAEGRARLVVGREGDGRVVATAFLTLNGHRLMTHWLWVYTVMVHPSLQGRGAGRQLMAAVAEAARTVEGITALRLTCRGGSGARPFYEACGYKEVGRVPGAIRLAADDYRDDITMWLELG; encoded by the coding sequence ATGGACGTGCATTTCGACCCGGACCCTTCTGTCACTCCCGAACTCCGTGATGGGATATGCGCGTTGTGGGCCGATGTGTCCAATGCCGGTGGCGCGGTCGGCTTCCTCCCGCCGGTGGCGCCCGATCAGGTCCGCCCCGACCTGCTCAGGCATCTGACCGCCATGGCCGAGGGCCGCGCGCGCCTGGTGGTCGGCCGTGAGGGGGACGGCCGGGTCGTGGCGACGGCGTTCCTCACCCTCAACGGCCACCGCCTGATGACGCACTGGCTGTGGGTCTACACCGTCATGGTCCACCCCTCCCTCCAGGGCCGGGGCGCCGGCCGTCAGCTGATGGCCGCGGTCGCCGAGGCCGCCCGCACCGTCGAGGGGATCACCGCCCTGCGCCTCACCTGCCGCGGCGGCTCCGGCGCCCGCCCCTTCTACGAGGCCTGCGGCTACAAGGAGGTCGGCCGCGTGCCCGGCGCGATACGGCTGGCCGCGGACGATTACCGCGACGACATCACCATGTGGCTGGAGCTGGGCTGA